The Leptolyngbya sp. CCY15150 genome contains a region encoding:
- a CDS encoding IS1 family transposase: KTYMTRVEGENTRLRHYLARLHRKTLCYSKSVDMLAHSVRLLLHYLKFGDVPVPPRFIS, translated from the coding sequence GCAAGACTTACATGACTCGGGTGGAAGGCGAAAACACACGATTGCGACACTACCTGGCTCGACTGCACCGGAAGACCCTTTGCTATTCTAAGTCCGTAGACATGCTGGCTCACTCTGTACGATTGTTACTTCACTACCTGAAGTTCGGTGATGTCCCAGTTCCTCCAAGGTTCATCTCTTAA